The nucleotide sequence CATTTAAATTCAGGACCAGCTGTTGCATTCCGCCGACAAGCAGCAGGTGAATTCCTGAAAAAAACTGAAATACCCAACGAGCAGTAGGGTTAGGGGCAGGTTTTCCTTTCTGGTTGGGAAATGTTTCATTATTTATTTCGAGCGCTTGTCTGATGCGATATTCCAACGCGGCGTACACCAGGAGGCAAAGCGTCATAACCATCATCAGGGCCATGATACGTTTTCGGGATTTTAAAAAAAGCGTTGAAGCCATAAACATAGGATCTTTGAGGAAACGAAAACCCCGTTCAACCTTTTGCTGATCTTTGTACACTTTCAAGAGTTCCTCGTCGGACAATTCTTCGCAGTCCAACTGATTCGTTGCAAGAATAAAACAGCTTTTTCGTTCCAACAATCGGGTTCTCTCCTGAAGCAGGGAGGCTGGGTTGCCTTCAATGCGGTAAACATAAAAGTCCGGTTTCTTGCCCTTGGCTGGCCGTCCTTTGCCCTTATGGCGAGGTAAAGCAACAACACGAGCGTCATGAATTGAGAGTATTTTCAGCTTTTTTTCAAAACGGGACAGTGCTTTCAATGCATCGGCCTCGCAGGCAAAATCCTGTTTGCACAATTTATCGAATTGCTTGGATTCATTTGTGCTCAGCTTGAGGCATTTTTTGTTTACGGTCTTGCGTCCCCGTTGATATGCTTCAGGCGAATAGACAACCAACCAGCGCTGCCTGACATCGCCATAAACTACCCCGAGACTGCGAGATGCTGCTTTTTCAGGATCCTGCATCAGATTTGAAGCTACTTCATGGATGATCTCCTGGGACAGATTCAATGTCTCCGGTACACGGGAAATCCACAATATCATGCTCAGTTCTTTTAATGTTTGCGCTGTATAGA is from Candidatus Electrothrix sp. GW3-4 and encodes:
- a CDS encoding IS1634 family transposase: MENNTTILPQECSSKLLNHLGLVAGMYDELGLGELIDSLIHQDKEKRVVSVGQAVKAMVLNGLGFANRALYLTPHFFQDKPVDRLIGEGIEAQHLNDTVLGRALEVIYEHNPEELYSQLAARAIGRLGLLARFGHLDSTSFHTDGRYPANGSEEEEGVIRITKGYSRDHRPDLNQIVLQLICERQAGIPLLMKPLSGNSSDKTDFRETVQAHIDQMKNDFSLEYLVADSALYTAQTLKELSMILWISRVPETLNLSQEIIHEVASNLMQDPEKAASRSLGVVYGDVRQRWLVVYSPEAYQRGRKTVNKKCLKLSTNESKQFDKLCKQDFACEADALKALSRFEKKLKILSIHDARVVALPRHKGKGRPAKGKKPDFYVYRIEGNPASLLQERTRLLERKSCFILATNQLDCEELSDEELLKVYKDQQKVERGFRFLKDPMFMASTLFLKSRKRIMALMMVMTLCLLVYAALEYRIRQALEINNETFPNQKGKPAPNPTARWVFQFFSGIHLLLVGGMQQLVLNLNEHHLRLLKLLGGRYEKLYSGNG